The Cellulomonas wangleii genome includes a region encoding these proteins:
- a CDS encoding class I SAM-dependent methyltransferase, with amino-acid sequence MSGTDDQQGQHYFTARPASPEQRRTLRVHLAGRDVEVETAGGVFSPDHVDLGTQVLLRTVPAPPPRGDLLDLGCGWGPVALTLALLAPDARVWAVDVNERALDLVRRNAVRLGLTNVVAATPDDVPDDVRFAAVWSNPPVRIGKPALHGLLTRWLPRLAPGGEGWLVVGRNLGADPLQRWLVEEAGLPTTREASAKGFRVLRVAP; translated from the coding sequence GTGAGCGGCACCGACGACCAGCAGGGTCAGCACTACTTCACGGCCCGACCGGCCTCCCCCGAGCAGCGCCGCACGCTGCGCGTGCACCTGGCAGGGCGCGACGTGGAGGTGGAGACGGCCGGGGGCGTGTTCTCCCCCGACCACGTCGACCTCGGCACGCAGGTGCTCCTGCGGACCGTGCCGGCGCCACCGCCCCGCGGCGACCTGCTCGACCTCGGCTGCGGCTGGGGACCCGTCGCGCTCACGCTCGCGCTGCTCGCGCCCGACGCCCGGGTGTGGGCCGTGGACGTCAACGAGCGCGCGCTCGACCTGGTGCGCCGCAACGCCGTGCGGCTCGGTCTGACGAACGTCGTGGCCGCGACCCCTGACGACGTGCCGGACGACGTGCGGTTCGCGGCCGTCTGGTCGAACCCGCCGGTGCGCATCGGCAAGCCCGCGCTGCACGGGCTGCTGACGCGGTGGCTGCCCCGCCTGGCGCCCGGCGGCGAGGGCTGGCTGGTCGTGGGACGCAACCTCGGTGCCGACCCGCTGCAGCGCTGGCTGGTCGAGGAGGCCGGGCTGCCCACCACGCGCGAGGCCAGCGCGAAGGGGTTCCGGGTGCTCCGGGTCGCGCCGTGA